A genomic region of Helicobacter pylori contains the following coding sequences:
- a CDS encoding DUF3519 domain-containing protein produces the protein MKLPKALNEATAGAALKYHIKRALERSHSISDFSKQLELSAKKSHFSNNTLKIIEELNNGVKQASEEIKEATKSSNLVKSIREQDTRPFEVIEDKEAFFKDLNQNLKDNATPLPKGMSVEEFKQTLESVENKDRFLEHLETRDNSQDRLKFISLIEPILREPHIEIFIKDRDNAIAKKEYIKAFKDENNTRLYMLITQDNDTILRTFIPKLNERYMRNHVRDADIIHSFIQPNRTAKSDNALSDVVVYGENTTKKPLTSQEELLKTQENPLKTSENLNQTTQEAKNLSPLEQANAEKLAKLESERLESEKEFTRLKEQEQARKEALKKKLE, from the coding sequence ATTAAACTACCCAAAGCGCTAAATGAAGCCACTGCAGGCGCAGCCCTAAAGTATCACATAAAACGAGCGTTAGAAAGAAGCCACTCAATAAGCGATTTCAGTAAGCAGTTAGAACTGAGCGCTAAAAAATCACACTTTAGCAACAACACGCTTAAAATCATTGAAGAGCTTAACAACGGCGTCAAACAAGCCAGCGAAGAAATCAAAGAAGCCACTAAATCGAGCAATTTAGTTAAAAGCATAAGAGAGCAAGATACGCGCCCTTTTGAAGTCATAGAAGACAAAGAAGCGTTTTTTAAAGATTTGAACCAAAATCTAAAAGATAACGCTACACCATTGCCTAAAGGCATGAGCGTTGAAGAGTTTAAACAAACTTTAGAGAGCGTGGAAAATAAAGACAGGTTTTTAGAACATTTAGAAACGAGAGATAACTCACAAGATAGATTAAAATTTATTAGCTTAATAGAACCAATTCTTAGAGAGCCTCACATTGAAATTTTTATTAAAGATAGAGATAACGCTATAGCTAAAAAAGAATATATCAAAGCGTTTAAAGATGAAAATAATACGCGCTTATATATGCTAATCACGCAAGATAATGATACGATTTTAAGGACTTTTATACCAAAATTGAATGAAAGGTATATGAGAAATCATGTAAGAGATGCTGACATTATCCACTCTTTTATTCAGCCGAACAGAACCGCTAAGAGCGACAACGCATTAAGCGATGTAGTGGTCTACGGAGAAAATACTACTAAAAAACCGCTAACCAGTCAAGAGGAATTACTCAAAACACAAGAAAACCCATTAAAAACAAGCGAAAATTTAAACCAAACCACACAAGAAGCTAAAAATTTAAGCCCACTAGAACAAGCCAACGCCGAAAAGCTTGCGAAATTAGAAAGCGAGCGATTAGAAAGCGAAAAAGAATTCACGCGCCTAAAAGAGCAAGAACAAGCGCGTAAAGAAGCGTTAAAAAAGAAATTAGAA
- a CDS encoding HP1117 family Sel1-like repeat protein translates to MGYASKLALKICLVGLCLFSALGAEHLEQKRNYIYKGEEAYNNKEYERAASFYKSAIKNGEPLAYVLLGIMYENGRGVPKDYKKAAEYFQKAVDNDIPRGYNNLGVMYKEGKGVPKDEKKAVEYFRIATEKGYTNAYINLGIMYMEGRGVPSNYVKATECFRKAMHKGNVEAYILLGDIYYSGNDQLGIEPDKDKAIVYYKMAADMSSSRAYEGLSESYRYGLGVEKDKQKAEEYMQKACDFDIDKNCKKKNTSSR, encoded by the coding sequence ATGGGATATGCAAGCAAATTAGCCTTGAAGATTTGTTTGGTAGGTTTGTGTTTATTTAGCGCTCTTGGTGCAGAACACCTTGAACAAAAAAGGAATTATATTTATAAAGGGGAAGAAGCTTATAATAATAAGGAATACGAGCGAGCGGCTTCTTTTTATAAGAGCGCTATTAAAAATGGCGAGCCGCTTGCTTATGTTCTTTTAGGAATCATGTATGAAAATGGTAGGGGTGTGCCTAAAGATTACAAGAAAGCGGCTGAATATTTTCAAAAAGCGGTTGATAACGACATACCTAGAGGGTATAACAATTTAGGTGTGATGTATAAAGAGGGTAAGGGCGTTCCTAAAGATGAAAAGAAAGCCGTGGAATATTTTAGAATAGCTACAGAGAAAGGCTATACTAACGCCTATATAAACTTAGGCATCATGTATATGGAGGGTAGGGGCGTTCCAAGCAACTATGTGAAAGCGACAGAGTGCTTTAGAAAAGCGATGCATAAGGGTAATGTAGAAGCTTATATCCTTTTAGGGGATATTTATTATAGTGGGAATGATCAATTGGGTATTGAGCCAGACAAAGATAAGGCTATTGTCTATTATAAAATGGCGGCTGATATGAGCTCTTCTAGAGCTTATGAAGGGTTGTCAGAGTCTTATCGGTATGGGTTAGGCGTGGAAAAAGATAAACAAAAGGCTGAAGAATACATGCAAAAAGCATGCGATTTTGACATTGATAAAAATTGTAAGAAAAAGAATACTTCAAGCCGATAA